In the Ranitomeya imitator isolate aRanImi1 chromosome 2, aRanImi1.pri, whole genome shotgun sequence genome, CTGTCCACTAGCTCTGTCGTCCGCCTGCCGGCTGTCCGCTAGCTCCGTCGTCCGCCTGCTGGCTGTCCGCTAGCTCTGTCGTCCACCTGCCAGCTGTCCGCTAGCTCTGTCGTCCGGCTGTCCGCTAGCTCTGTCATCCGCACACTGGCTCCCCGCTAGCTCTGTCGCCCATCCACCAGCTCCCCGGCTGTCCACTAGCTCTGTTGTCCGCCTGCCGGCTGTCTGTTAGCTCTGTTGCCTGCGCGTGGGCTCCCCAGCTGTCCGCTAGCTCTGTCGTCCGGCTGTCTGCTAGCTCTGTTATCCGCCTGCCGACTGTCCGCTAGCTCTGTCATCCGCACACTGGCTCCCCACTAGCTCTGTCGTCCGTCCACCAGCTCCCCGGCTGTCCACTAGCTCTGTCATCCGCCTGCCAGCTGTCTGCTAGCTCTGTTGCCTGCGCGCGGGCTCCCCGGCTGTCCACTAGCTGTCGGCAGTGCGCCAGCTGTCCGCTAACTGTTGCCTGTCCGCTACTCTGTCGCCCATCTGCTCGCCCGCCGGCTGTCTGCTAGCTCTGTCGCCCAGCTTGCCAGCTGTCCGCTAGCTCTGTCGTCTGCCCACCGGCTGTCCGCTAACTCTGTCGTCTGCCCACCGGCTGTCCGCTAACTCTGTCGTCCGCACACCGGCTGTCCGCGAACTCTGTCGTCCACCCGCCGGCTCCCCGCTAGCTCTGTCGCCCATCCACCAGCTCCCCGGCTGTCCACTAGCTCTGTCGTTCGCCTGCCGGCTGTCTGTTAGCTCTGTTGCCTGCGCGCGGGCTCCCCGGCTGTCCGCTAGCTCTGTCGTCCGCCTGCCGGCTGTCTGCTAGCTCTGTCGTCTGCCTGCCGGCTGTCCGCTAGCTCTGTCATCCACACACTGGCTCCCCGCTAGCTCTGTCGCCCGTCCGCCAGCTCCCCGGCTGTCCACTAGCTCTGTCGTCCGCCTGCCGGCTGTCTGCTGGCTCTGTTGCCTGCGCGCGGGCTCCCCGGCTGTCCGCTAGCTGTCGGCAGCACGCTAACTGTTGCCTGTCCCCTACTCTGTCGCCCATCTGCTCGCCCGCCGGCTGTCCGCTAACTCTGTTGTTCGCCCACCAGCTGTCCGCTAACTCTGTCGTCCGCACATGGGCTGTCCGCTAGCTCTGTCATCTGCCTGCCAGCTGTCCGCTAGCTCTGTTGTCTGCCCGCCGGCTGTCCGCTAGCTCTGTTGTCTGCCCGCCGGCTGTCCGCTAGCTCTGTCGTCCGCCCACCGGCTGTCCGCTAGCTCTGTCGTCTGCCCGCCAGCTGTCCGCTAGCTATGTCGTCCGCACACCGGCTCCCCGGCTGTCCGCTAGCTCTGTCGTCCGCCGGCTGTCTGCTAGCTCTGTCGCCCATCCGCCAGCTTGCCAGCTGTCTGCTAGCTCTGTGATCTGCCTGCCAGCTGTCCGTTAGCTCTGTCGTCCGCTCACCGGCTGTCCGCTAGCTCTGTCGTCTGCACACCGGCTCCCCGGCTGTATGCTAGCGCTGTCGTCCGCACACTAGCTCCCCGCTAGCTCTGTCATCCGCACACCGGCTCCCCGGTCCGCTACCTCTGTCGCCCGCGAGTTCCCTGGCTGTCCGCTAGTTCTGTCGCCCGCCCACTGTTTGTCCGCTAGTTCTGTCGTCCACACACCGACACCCCGGCTGTCGGCTAGCTCTGTCGCCCGTGATTTCCCCAGCTGTCCACCAGCTCTGTCGCCCACTCGCCGGCTCCCTGCTAGTTGTCGCCCGCATGAGAGTTCCCTGGCTGTCCGCTAGCTCTGTCGCCTGCGAGTTCCCCGGCTGTCCGCTAGCTCTGTCGCCCACCCACTGGCTGTCGGCTAGCTCTGTCGCCTGCGAGTTCCCCGGCTGTCGGCTAGCTCTGTCGCCCGTGAGTTCCCAGGCTGTCCGCTAGCTCTGTCGCCCGTGAGTTCCCAGGCTGTCCGCTAGCTCTGTCGCCTGTGAGTTCCCCAGCTGTTCACCAGCTCTGTAGCCGGCTCCCTGCTAGTTGTCGCCCGCGTGCGAGTTCCCCAGCTGTCCCCTAGCTCTGTCGCCCGAGAGTTCCCCAGCTGTCCGCTAGCTCTGTCGCCCAAGAGTTCCCCGGCTGTCCGCTAGCTCTGTTGCCCGAGAATTCCCCGGCTGTCCGCTAGCTCTGTTGCCCGAGAATTCCCCGGCTGTCCGCTAGCTCTGTTGCCTGAGAATTCCCCGGCTGTCCGCTAGCTCTGTTGCCTGAGAATTCCCCGGCTGTCCGCTAGCTCTGTCGCCCGCTCACTTCCCGCTGTCCGCCAGCTGACTGACTGCTCACTTTTATTTCCTTTTGTTTTGGTCAGATTGAAGAAGAACATCAGGTCAGCCGCTCGACCCAAGGGGAACAGGACAACTACGAGATGCATGTCCGCTCAGCTAACATAGTGAGTAGAGTGTGGTCACTATCTTCTCCTCTACATGTATCGTAGGTCGGCGGTTTATCGCCTGCAGACTTTTGCTGAAGGTCTCTCTTCAGTATAATAAGTGGTGATATCACCCCAGAGAGGGTATATAGCGTACACTGTGTAGTGGAGGTTTCAGCTGTAAATGCACCTCGAATGAGCTCTAGAGGGGCCCGGCTGCTGGACATTATGGAACCCACCCACCATAATCCCAGAAGTAGGACCGTTGTGACGTTTGCACATGAAGGCCTCTACATGACCTCACACCACCATTGTCAAACTCCATTATGGTTCAGAGCAATGCAGGCCTGTCATCTCCAGTGATAAGTCCAGACTTTTGTCTTGGACTCAGTGACTGCTGGACATTGGTCTGGGACCACATGAACAATGTAATGAAAAGGTCTTCACGAGGGAACATCACAGCGGTCCTGCTCGCAGGATTATGGTGTGCAGAGGGCATAACGTACTGTAGTCGCacacccctctagtcttcattccaggtgcacTAACATCTCGGCTTTACATTGATTTGTCATGAAACCAGTGGTGCGGCcaattctccaaagtgtcccaggagctgttTTTCCACATGACAAAGCCGCCTGTTCCTCATACTGCTGTGATCAGCCTGCCTGGCCTAAACCTGTTCCCATGGcttcagcgtctccggacttgtctccttcAAGCACATTGGtgatgtcattggtcagtgatcacacaggagctgccaggAGCGGATCCTGATGATTTACCCAAGTGCAGTCAGCGGCTGGGAGTGTCGGGATCTCTGCACGGGGCTCAGACTCCAGACTGGATACAGCCAGAGATTGTGATAATGTTATGTCTATTCTTCCATCATTTGCAGATTAGTAACGTCTCCATCCATGGATTTCCATAGCTCCATGACTTGAGTGTAAGAGCTGACTTGGTGCTATCTCACTGGTGATGGTTTGTAACTTATACTCCTGGTCTGTGCTCCAGGTCCGTGCTGGGGAGTCTCTGATGCGGCTGGTGTCTGATCTGAAGCAGTATCTGATCCTGAACGACTTTCCCTCTGTGAACGAGGCCATTAATCAGCGCAGTCAGCAGCTGCGCGGTCTGCAGGACGAGTGTGACCGGAAGCTGATCTCGCTGCGGGATGAGATTGCCATTGACCTGTATGAACTTGAAGAGGAATATTACTCCTCCAGGTATAAATAAGTTCCAGACAGATGAAGTGCCCAAGTCTGGGAGCGGGATTGTACCCAAGTCCTGCCAGTTAGGGGGTTAATACCTGTGCCATGGTGGGCTGGTGGCAGTCGTGTATCATGGGCTCTGTGATCGTCTGTCTTTAGTATCCTGTGCTCTGATTTTTCAATTTTGTCATGAGTGGGATCCTGCAGTGTGTTGGTGTGTAGTCTA is a window encoding:
- the MED22 gene encoding mediator of RNA polymerase II transcription subunit 22 isoform X2; the encoded protein is MAQLRVLPQSKETLLQSYNKRLKDDIKSIMDNFTEIIKTAKIEEEHQVSRSTQGEQDNYEMHVRSANIVRAGESLMRLVSDLKQYLILNDFPSVNEAINQRSQQLRGLQDECDRKLISLRDEIAIDLYELEEEYYSSSVCEPSGLPLCEAYWLTDSSPQDPCTPVMSENSALPSQVHASPHVNGHGVSMSEHS
- the MED22 gene encoding mediator of RNA polymerase II transcription subunit 22 isoform X3; the protein is MAQLRVLPQSKETLLQSYNKRLKDDIKSIMDNFTEIIKTAKIEEEHQVSRSTQGEQDNYEMHVRSANIVRAGESLMRLVSDLKQYLILNDFPSVNEAINQRSQQLRGLQDECDRKLISLRDEIAIDLYELEEEYYSSRYK